A stretch of the Candidatus Zixiibacteriota bacterium genome encodes the following:
- a CDS encoding glycosyltransferase — MIRVLHVDTGRVFRGGQRQVNLLIHTLARYDLEQYLACPEGSPLAAAASKAVVKLFPLSKSNFMRFLERREIRHFIEDNRINLVHAHDSHAHTLITIIKAKPAPALVVTRRSSARIGLGSRTKYLAHNIRYIAISKHIRGLLVDGGVPENMVTVISSMIDFESFRKNAVEMGKYEAYREESRKVIISGGAFDHEKGFFDAVRAIQRLSQKRKDFVYYLYGEGTEEKKMREYIRLNNLTEIIRMPGWQKTPAEYLQGGTVFISPSYEEGLNMSIVDAMAAGVPVVVTNIEPHAENVIDHKSGLLFNPGDINGMATAAGKILDDSNLASGLISEGLKVAERHDCRRVAGRIYDLYCELVACRD, encoded by the coding sequence ATGATTAGAGTTCTTCATGTCGACACCGGCCGGGTTTTCCGCGGCGGTCAGCGTCAGGTTAATTTGTTGATTCATACTCTGGCCAGGTATGATCTGGAGCAGTATCTGGCTTGTCCCGAAGGTTCTCCGCTGGCGGCGGCCGCATCGAAGGCGGTTGTGAAGCTGTTTCCTCTATCGAAAAGCAATTTTATGCGCTTTCTTGAGCGGCGTGAAATCAGGCATTTTATTGAGGACAATCGTATCAACCTGGTTCACGCCCATGATTCTCATGCTCATACCCTGATAACTATCATCAAAGCCAAACCGGCGCCGGCTCTGGTGGTTACGCGCCGATCGTCGGCCAGAATCGGTCTGGGAAGCCGGACCAAATACCTGGCGCATAATATCCGGTATATTGCCATTTCGAAACATATCCGAGGACTTTTGGTGGATGGCGGGGTCCCTGAGAATATGGTCACGGTTATCAGTTCTATGATTGATTTTGAATCGTTCCGGAAGAATGCTGTCGAAATGGGAAAATATGAGGCATACCGTGAGGAGAGCCGCAAAGTTATAATCTCGGGCGGGGCTTTTGATCACGAGAAGGGTTTTTTTGATGCCGTCAGAGCAATTCAGCGATTGAGTCAAAAAAGAAAGGATTTTGTTTATTACCTGTATGGTGAGGGAACGGAAGAGAAAAAAATGAGAGAATATATCCGGCTAAATAACCTGACCGAAATAATCAGGATGCCCGGCTGGCAGAAAACACCCGCTGAATATCTTCAAGGAGGAACGGTGTTCATCTCGCCATCCTATGAAGAAGGCCTGAATATGTCGATTGTCGATGCTATGGCGGCCGGGGTGCCGGTGGTGGTGACCAATATCGAACCTCATGCCGAGAATGTGATCGATCATAAAAGCGGTCTGCTTTTCAATCCGGGTGATATCAATGGTATGGCGACAGCAGCCGGGAAGATTCTTGATGATAGCAATCTAGCCTCCGGTTTGATCAGTGAAGGTCTAAAAGTAGCGGAGCGGCATGATTGCCGCCGGGTGGCCGGGCGAATTTATGACCTGTATTGTGAATTGGTTGCCTGCCGGGATTGA
- a CDS encoding bifunctional (p)ppGpp synthetase/guanosine-3',5'-bis(diphosphate) 3'-pyrophosphohydrolase translates to MNLAEFIIGIEAFNANVNIPLLRRAYEFSERAHAGQMRESGERYVEHSLNVAFILADLHLDSSTLAAALMHDVVEDTGVKLEDIGAEFGDEIAALVDGVTKIGSVKAASDEEQQLEYFRKMLLSMARDIRVILIKLADRLNNMRTLHYLPRDKQVRIAEETRNVYAPLAHRFGISKIKTELEDLSLKYLEPEAYTDIVRKIELTREEREAYVESVIEPIRKTLAEAGIKAAVNGRAKHIDSIYRKIKIRKVPFEKIADLIAIRVLVRTKAECYHALGVIHEMWPPVRSKFADYIATPKPNNYQSLHTAFVGAGKQIVEIQIRTYEMHRVAENGIAAHWLYKEGRQQLDKGDRQMLWLRDVLDWQKDMTNPSELLEYLKIDLFAEDIYVFTPGGEIKHLLAGATPLDFAFAIHTEIGLHCSGARINGRISPLNSKLKSGDEVEILTNPHRHPSQDWLNIATTSNARARIRRWLKQTGYDQAVDLGRELLDRELKRARHKFPSDEELLEVAQGLSFKSVDGLLYAIGSGNISTAHALSKIIPEDAGDQKTPLVEQVLEKFRVERGIKIEGLDNMMFRFAKCCQPIPGEEIIGYITRGRGVTIHRADCPAAQELITQPERTVPVSWSVSRDQTFVVRLEVQVESRKNILVDITDTIADSNTNVRGVQINTGDTSSIGVFIVEVKNLGQLERVLRKIKRVKGVISVRRAHSRHVPGDSNQS, encoded by the coding sequence ATGAATCTTGCCGAATTTATAATAGGCATTGAGGCCTTCAATGCCAATGTCAATATTCCGCTTTTAAGGCGGGCCTATGAATTTTCCGAGCGGGCTCATGCCGGACAGATGCGTGAATCGGGCGAACGGTATGTGGAGCACTCGCTCAACGTCGCTTTTATCCTGGCCGATCTGCATCTGGATTCATCCACGCTGGCGGCGGCCCTGATGCACGATGTGGTCGAGGATACAGGGGTTAAGCTGGAGGATATCGGCGCCGAATTCGGAGATGAAATCGCCGCCCTGGTCGACGGTGTCACCAAAATCGGTTCGGTTAAAGCGGCTTCGGACGAGGAACAGCAACTGGAGTATTTCCGAAAGATGCTTCTATCCATGGCCCGCGATATCCGGGTGATTTTGATTAAACTGGCGGATCGCCTTAACAATATGCGGACCCTGCATTACCTGCCCCGGGATAAACAGGTTCGAATCGCCGAGGAGACGCGCAATGTTTATGCTCCATTGGCTCATAGATTCGGAATATCCAAAATAAAAACGGAGCTTGAGGATCTATCCCTCAAATATCTTGAACCCGAGGCCTATACCGATATTGTTCGGAAGATCGAGCTGACCCGGGAAGAGCGGGAGGCCTATGTCGAATCGGTTATCGAACCGATACGCAAAACTCTGGCCGAGGCGGGAATCAAGGCCGCCGTGAACGGCCGGGCCAAACACATCGACTCGATTTATCGGAAAATAAAAATTCGCAAAGTCCCTTTTGAGAAAATCGCCGATTTAATCGCCATCCGGGTTCTAGTCCGGACCAAAGCGGAATGTTATCATGCCCTGGGAGTAATCCATGAGATGTGGCCGCCGGTGCGGTCGAAGTTTGCCGATTATATCGCCACCCCCAAGCCGAATAATTACCAGTCGCTGCATACGGCTTTTGTCGGGGCGGGTAAACAGATTGTCGAGATCCAGATACGCACCTATGAAATGCACCGGGTGGCGGAAAACGGAATCGCCGCGCACTGGTTGTACAAGGAAGGAAGGCAACAACTCGACAAAGGTGATCGGCAGATGCTCTGGCTCAGGGATGTTCTCGACTGGCAGAAAGATATGACCAATCCGTCGGAACTTCTGGAATATCTCAAGATCGACCTGTTTGCCGAAGATATTTATGTATTTACACCGGGAGGGGAGATCAAACATCTTTTGGCCGGAGCCACCCCGTTGGATTTTGCCTTTGCCATCCATACCGAAATCGGTCTGCACTGCAGTGGCGCCAGGATCAACGGGCGGATTTCACCGCTTAATTCCAAGTTGAAATCCGGAGATGAAGTCGAAATCCTGACCAATCCGCATCGCCACCCCTCGCAGGACTGGTTAAATATTGCCACTACCTCCAATGCCCGGGCCAGGATTCGACGCTGGCTCAAACAAACCGGTTATGATCAGGCGGTGGATCTGGGCAGAGAGCTTTTAGACCGGGAATTGAAACGGGCTCGCCATAAATTTCCCTCCGATGAAGAGTTGCTCGAAGTGGCCCAGGGGTTGTCATTCAAGTCGGTCGACGGATTGCTTTACGCCATCGGAAGCGGGAATATCTCAACGGCACACGCTCTGTCGAAAATTATTCCCGAGGATGCGGGCGATCAGAAAACGCCTCTGGTGGAGCAGGTTCTTGAAAAATTCCGGGTTGAACGAGGGATTAAGATTGAGGGGCTGGACAATATGATGTTCCGGTTCGCCAAATGCTGTCAGCCGATTCCGGGCGAGGAAATTATCGGATATATTACCCGTGGCCGGGGAGTGACCATCCACAGGGCTGATTGCCCGGCCGCCCAGGAATTGATTACTCAGCCGGAGCGGACAGTTCCAGTATCATGGAGTGTCTCCCGCGACCAAACCTTCGTTGTCAGGTTGGAAGTCCAGGTTGAATCACGGAAAAATATCCTGGTCGATATCACCGACACCATCGCCGACAGTAACACTAATGTCCGGGGTGTTCAAATCAATACAGGCGACACCAGTTCGATAGGGGTATTTATTGTCGAAGTCAAGAATCTGGGACAACTGGAAAGAGTCCTTCGAAAAATAAAGAGAGTCAAAGGAGTCATCTCGGTCAGGCGAGCGCATAGCAGACATGTTCCGGGTGATTCGAATCAGTCATGA
- a CDS encoding tetratricopeptide repeat protein, with amino-acid sequence MDDKNCPSCGGPVQSGASFCRNCGHDLDGESKNCISRKNGWLAIVLAIAVFGAFYLVLMAEKGPGRQADMHQHGQDMAAMSDDQMGMISQLPVDYDSLVQMGNGFMDDGIYQMAITCYTRALAIDSTDPNVLTDLGVCYHASNDPEKAVSVFEQAIRIDPDHMITYFNLGVVCGEMNQPEKMKFYWNKLIEKFPGTPMADSVRSYLKRL; translated from the coding sequence ATGGATGATAAAAATTGTCCGTCATGCGGCGGACCGGTCCAATCGGGGGCTTCCTTTTGCCGGAATTGCGGCCATGATCTGGATGGGGAAAGCAAAAATTGTATCTCCAGGAAAAACGGTTGGCTGGCCATTGTTCTGGCAATTGCCGTGTTCGGGGCTTTTTATCTGGTTTTGATGGCGGAAAAAGGTCCGGGTCGACAGGCTGATATGCATCAACACGGTCAGGATATGGCCGCCATGAGCGACGATCAGATGGGTATGATATCGCAGCTTCCGGTTGATTATGACAGCCTGGTACAGATGGGAAATGGTTTTATGGATGACGGCATCTATCAGATGGCTATCACCTGCTACACCCGGGCACTGGCCATCGACTCGACCGATCCCAATGTCCTTACCGATCTCGGAGTCTGTTACCATGCCTCCAACGACCCGGAGAAAGCAGTATCAGTGTTTGAACAAGCCATCAGGATAGATCCGGATCATATGATAACCTATTTCAATCTGGGCGTTGTTTGCGGCGAGATGAATCAGCCGGAAAAAATGAAGTTTTACTGGAATAAACTGATCGAGAAATTTCCGGGGACACCCATGGCCGATTCGGTTCGCAGTTATCTCAAACGTCTTTGA
- a CDS encoding ComF family protein, which translates to MILRKTGLYDLLDFVFPPICLGCDEFNDNSDELVCDRCWKRIEPIEYPFCLNCHEILPRGGSCGGCPAGETLPVFALGHFVDPLKKIIHHFKYHGYRKLGIELAGRLVDRQGALMAGRKIEAVIPIPLHSYRHKSRGFNQAAIMSDIIGERLNVPVDSDSLVKIRRTRDQARLRPAERDRNIRGAFSVISEELKGMRVILVDDVITTGTTVHEASRVLKEAGIKVAAVAAAALAGLN; encoded by the coding sequence GTGATATTAAGAAAAACCGGGCTGTATGACCTTCTTGATTTTGTTTTTCCTCCTATATGTCTGGGTTGTGACGAGTTCAATGATAATTCTGACGAATTGGTCTGTGATAGGTGCTGGAAAAGAATCGAACCGATTGAATATCCCTTTTGCCTGAATTGTCATGAAATTCTTCCGCGGGGCGGGTCATGCGGCGGATGTCCAGCCGGGGAAACTCTTCCGGTATTCGCACTGGGCCATTTTGTCGATCCGCTGAAAAAAATAATCCACCATTTCAAATATCATGGTTACCGGAAGCTCGGTATTGAGTTGGCCGGCCGTCTGGTTGACAGGCAAGGCGCGCTTATGGCCGGAAGGAAAATCGAGGCGGTCATTCCCATTCCGTTGCACAGTTACCGCCATAAATCGCGGGGTTTTAACCAGGCGGCCATTATGTCCGATATAATCGGTGAGCGATTAAATGTGCCGGTCGATTCTGACAGCCTGGTTAAAATCAGGCGGACCCGGGATCAGGCCAGACTCAGGCCAGCGGAGCGCGATAGGAATATCCGGGGTGCATTTTCCGTCATTAGCGAAGAACTAAAGGGAATGCGGGTGATACTGGTGGATGATGTTATTACGACCGGCACCACGGTGCATGAAGCTAGCCGGGTATTGAAGGAGGCTGGAATAAAAGTGGCCGCAGTCGCTGCCGCGGCTCTGGCCGGATTAAATTAA
- the xerD gene encoding site-specific tyrosine recombinase XerD, with product MNNIAEHSAVIEDYLQSLELERGLAANSLVAYRRDIREFLTMFKLEGKFDASHRTVNDYIYRLSNLNRKPTSIARKLSSLKNFYKFLFERGMVAENPFDYARVPKISRYHPDYLSVEEVGRILDCPDEKTDTGIRDKAILELLYGAGLRISELIDLKMSAVYDEIGFLKIVGKGSKERLVPFGRYARQAVEKYLTQIREKKRSSITSDILFLSRLNKKFSRTGVWKIVRKYACQAGVTKDVTPHTFRHSFATHMIEGGADLRTVQELLGHASITTTQIYTQVDKDYLLSIHREYHPRERAVKE from the coding sequence ATGAACAATATTGCCGAACATAGTGCCGTTATCGAAGATTACCTTCAATCTCTGGAACTGGAACGCGGACTGGCAGCCAATAGCCTGGTGGCCTACCGGCGCGATATCCGCGAGTTTTTAACGATGTTCAAGCTGGAAGGGAAATTCGACGCCTCCCATCGGACGGTTAATGATTATATTTATAGGCTCAGCAATCTCAATCGCAAACCGACCTCAATCGCCCGCAAGTTGTCTTCCCTGAAAAATTTCTACAAATTTCTTTTCGAGCGGGGAATGGTGGCCGAAAATCCATTTGATTATGCGCGGGTCCCTAAAATCTCACGATATCATCCCGATTATCTTTCGGTCGAAGAGGTCGGCCGGATTCTGGATTGTCCCGATGAAAAAACGGATACGGGCATAAGGGATAAGGCCATATTGGAGTTATTATACGGTGCCGGTCTTCGCATTTCCGAATTGATTGACCTGAAGATGTCGGCCGTGTATGATGAGATCGGTTTTTTGAAAATAGTCGGCAAAGGAAGCAAGGAGCGACTGGTACCGTTCGGACGCTATGCCCGGCAGGCGGTGGAGAAATATTTGACTCAAATCCGGGAGAAGAAACGATCCTCGATTACCAGCGATATACTTTTTCTGTCGCGGCTGAACAAGAAATTTTCCCGGACCGGGGTCTGGAAAATAGTTCGAAAATATGCTTGTCAGGCAGGGGTAACCAAGGATGTCACCCCACATACTTTTCGGCATAGCTTCGCGACCCACATGATCGAGGGCGGGGCCGATCTGAGAACGGTCCAGGAATTGCTCGGTCATGCCAGTATCACCACGACTCAGATTTACACGCAGGTTGATAAAGATTATCTTTTATCGATACATAGGGAATACCATCCCCGCGAACGGGCGGTGAAAGAATAG
- a CDS encoding GGDEF domain-containing protein, with amino-acid sequence MFHCACRQEGVDLVFRLSKMFEQNQISIHYFRTIEELLVISQRYQLDLAVIAGTGPFLKELELVRMIKSHIFLSIVPTVMYHPDPAEDILIAGYQNGVEDFLFGPWKDKLFEVRLKMLAERSRRDISFNPSTALPGPGLIEKEIERLIKLEADFALCYADLDDFKAYNDYYGYYYGDHMIRLTARIIRDAVFDICREGFVGHIGGDDFMYIIPPGQVSFVCESIIKVFDAIAPYRYAAEDRDRGVIQTRNRKGEMETFNLLSISIAVLVNKRGNFTHIGEMSHMLADLKKYAKSLHGSNYVVERRKKY; translated from the coding sequence ATGTTTCATTGTGCCTGCAGACAGGAAGGGGTCGATCTGGTTTTTCGACTGTCGAAAATGTTCGAACAGAACCAGATCTCTATCCATTATTTCCGGACCATCGAAGAACTTCTGGTAATCTCCCAGCGGTATCAACTGGACCTGGCCGTTATCGCCGGAACCGGGCCGTTTTTAAAGGAGCTGGAGCTGGTTCGGATGATAAAGAGCCATATTTTTCTGTCGATCGTTCCAACCGTCATGTATCATCCCGATCCGGCCGAGGATATCCTGATTGCCGGGTATCAGAACGGGGTCGAGGATTTTCTCTTTGGCCCATGGAAAGACAAGCTCTTTGAAGTACGGCTGAAAATGCTGGCCGAGCGTAGCCGCCGCGATATTTCTTTTAATCCCTCGACAGCCCTTCCGGGGCCGGGACTGATTGAAAAGGAAATTGAACGGCTGATCAAACTTGAAGCCGATTTTGCCCTTTGTTATGCCGACCTGGATGATTTCAAAGCATATAATGACTATTACGGCTACTATTACGGCGACCATATGATCCGCCTGACGGCGCGGATTATCCGCGACGCCGTATTCGATATCTGCCGCGAGGGTTTTGTGGGGCATATCGGCGGTGATGATTTCATGTATATAATTCCTCCAGGACAGGTGAGTTTCGTTTGCGAAAGCATTATTAAAGTTTTCGATGCCATTGCACCGTATCGTTATGCCGCCGAGGACCGCGACCGGGGTGTTATTCAAACGCGTAACCGCAAAGGGGAGATGGAAACATTTAATCTTCTCAGTATCTCCATAGCGGTTCTGGTCAATAAACGGGGCAATTTCACTCATATCGGAGAAATGTCGCATATGCTGGCCGACCTTAAGAAATACGCCAAGTCCCTACATGGTTCGAATTACGTGGTCGAGCGGCGGAAGAAGTATTGA
- a CDS encoding tetratricopeptide repeat protein: protein MTFFRKYRWPLVIFMAAFFIRLVYLIQARSDPTFYFPMVDELWHLNWAREIIGGNFWGNEAYFRGPLYPYILALFLKITGQSLFWTRFLQIIIASLSAVLVLKLGEHTISKKAGIIAGFGYAVYGTLVFYETMLLIPVLFIFLNLLAVYFLSLAKEQNLFRWWFIAGLFLGLAAIARPNVLILIPFFLVWIYIIRRGHEKLKKLLTIAAIYAAGLLIPILSVTLRNYIVTGEAIMISSQGGVNIYIGNNPDAEGLTMLMPEVKLDESLPWNEFTRATRETAEKEAGHPLTAAEESSFWTRKAVDFVFHNPGKFISLIFKKTIYFLLGFENSDQTDIYQSRRYSSLYSLLIWKNVLYFPFGLLLPLGLIGMVIGWGKRKELALFYIFIIGYAPTVILFLVTARHRLPIVPFMLLFAAIAVLALIEIIKKKNWNKITIFGVALIVLLVFANRTYFDIGFENAFLTHFNLGITYERQGKLPQAEIEYRLAIEENPYSATGLNNLGVVMYHQGKLDQALEVLERAIKYDPNFADAYNNIGLVYEGRNNFPQAINYYRQAFVIDPKLYQSQMNIGDIHLTQKQYDQAEESYRRALEIAPEAPEIYFKLGGLYARMTRYDQAEQMYERGEQYGELSASDYVNRANIYYMTRRPDRAIETYRKAIAKDQSLPQAYFGLALTFDSYGYPKDSALVYLRRILAINPDFAPARELLRRLNNR from the coding sequence ATGACCTTCTTTCGAAAATACCGATGGCCGCTGGTTATTTTTATGGCGGCCTTCTTTATACGCCTTGTCTATTTAATCCAGGCCAGGTCCGATCCGACCTTTTATTTTCCCATGGTCGATGAACTCTGGCATCTAAACTGGGCCAGAGAAATAATCGGAGGCAATTTCTGGGGAAATGAAGCCTATTTCCGTGGTCCGCTCTATCCCTATATTCTGGCCCTGTTTCTGAAAATCACAGGGCAGTCACTTTTCTGGACTCGTTTTCTTCAGATTATCATTGCCTCGCTTTCAGCGGTCCTGGTCCTGAAACTGGGCGAGCACACTATCTCAAAAAAAGCCGGAATTATTGCAGGTTTCGGTTATGCCGTCTATGGTACTTTGGTCTTCTATGAAACCATGCTCCTTATCCCGGTTCTGTTCATTTTCCTGAATCTTCTGGCTGTCTATTTTTTGTCGCTGGCGAAGGAGCAAAACCTTTTTAGATGGTGGTTTATCGCCGGACTATTTCTTGGTTTGGCCGCTATAGCGCGGCCCAATGTCCTGATCCTGATTCCGTTCTTTCTGGTCTGGATTTATATTATCCGGCGCGGACACGAAAAACTTAAAAAACTCCTGACCATTGCAGCCATCTATGCCGCCGGTCTGCTTATCCCGATCCTGTCGGTTACCCTTCGCAATTACATTGTTACCGGCGAGGCTATTATGATTTCTTCTCAGGGCGGGGTGAATATTTATATCGGTAACAATCCCGATGCGGAAGGGTTGACCATGCTTATGCCCGAGGTGAAACTCGATGAGTCGCTGCCATGGAACGAATTCACCCGAGCCACCAGGGAAACAGCCGAAAAAGAGGCGGGTCACCCATTAACCGCGGCCGAAGAATCATCCTTCTGGACTCGCAAAGCTGTCGATTTCGTTTTCCACAATCCCGGCAAGTTTATATCTCTCATCTTTAAAAAGACCATTTACTTCCTGCTCGGTTTCGAGAACTCCGACCAGACCGACATTTATCAGAGCCGTCGATATTCTTCACTGTATTCCCTGTTGATATGGAAAAACGTATTGTACTTTCCCTTTGGCCTGCTCCTCCCGCTGGGCCTGATCGGTATGGTTATTGGCTGGGGGAAACGCAAGGAACTGGCCCTGTTCTATATTTTCATTATCGGTTATGCGCCCACCGTGATTCTCTTTCTGGTCACGGCCCGGCATCGACTGCCGATTGTCCCTTTTATGCTTCTCTTTGCGGCCATAGCGGTTTTGGCTCTGATTGAAATTATTAAAAAGAAAAACTGGAATAAAATCACAATATTCGGTGTCGCCTTGATCGTTCTGCTCGTTTTTGCCAACCGGACCTATTTCGATATTGGTTTCGAAAATGCCTTTTTAACTCACTTCAATCTCGGCATAACCTATGAACGCCAGGGGAAATTGCCCCAGGCGGAAATTGAATATCGGCTGGCCATTGAGGAAAATCCCTATTCGGCCACTGGATTGAATAATCTGGGGGTGGTAATGTACCATCAGGGGAAACTGGATCAAGCCCTTGAGGTCCTGGAGCGGGCGATCAAATATGATCCGAATTTCGCTGATGCTTACAACAATATCGGCCTGGTTTATGAAGGCCGGAATAATTTCCCACAGGCCATCAATTATTATCGTCAAGCCTTCGTCATCGATCCAAAATTGTACCAGTCCCAGATGAATATCGGTGATATCCATCTGACCCAGAAGCAGTATGATCAGGCCGAAGAGAGTTACCGCCGGGCGTTGGAGATTGCTCCCGAGGCTCCTGAAATATATTTCAAACTGGGGGGATTGTACGCTCGCATGACACGATACGATCAGGCCGAACAGATGTACGAACGCGGGGAGCAGTACGGTGAACTATCGGCTTCCGATTATGTCAACCGGGCCAATATCTACTACATGACCCGTCGCCCTGACAGGGCCATCGAAACGTATCGCAAGGCCATTGCCAAAGACCAATCCCTTCCGCAGGCTTATTTCGGACTGGCTTTGACGTTTGACAGTTATGGTTATCCGAAAGATTCGGCGCTGGTTTATTTGAGGCGCATACTGGCGATTAATCCTGATTTCGCTCCCGCCCGGGAACTGCTTCGGCGTCTTAACAACCGTTAA
- a CDS encoding oligopeptide transporter, OPT family, with product MSEAKNSEIENFKPYISAETNIAEVTIKAVVLGSILSVVFGVANAYIGLKYGMTVCASIPAAVISMAVLRALFKKVTVLENNIVQTIGSAGESLAAGIIFTIPAFFIWAANAELATQDLARHIFQADLIRNLAWGIIPGNIPKFASFFTWLKSADLSLLGYTHEISKTQIFCLSMLGGGLGILLMIPLRKYLVQKEHDKLAFPEGTACAEIIVAGDEGGKKAKTVFLGIGIGVIYKIMMYTARLWSESPSHDFKKFLKGGTIGIDATPVLLGVGYIIGPRIAALMLSGAVLGYLGIGPLLSFIGDQIPGVIISPGNIPLSDMDPSQLRNFYIKYLGVGAVAVGGFVSLAKSFPIIINSFAVGFRQLIGGRRKQQDIPRTDRDLPMSVVLIGTALIVFAIWIMPDTELHFMGAALAVLFGFFFVVVAARIVGIVGSSSSPVSGMTIATLLVTCLLLISFGVNGARGMITAMSVGAVVCIAVCMSGDIAQDLKTGFLLGGTPSKMQITEFIGLLFPAIAMGFTLYILKDAFGFQSAHNPDGLLAPQANVMATVVQGIMNANIPWAPIMVGGMIALAIELLGIQSLPFAIGLYLPLSLSTPIMAGGIMAHLIKKSSRDKILSVSRHQMGILFGSGIVAGDALIGVATAGIILNPWINYADFFNSHEGLLNSLTGGWGPFVSLAAFGGLMLIFYYVSRRFGSNRE from the coding sequence GTGTCAGAAGCAAAAAATTCGGAAATCGAAAATTTCAAACCTTATATTTCTGCCGAAACCAATATCGCCGAAGTCACCATTAAAGCTGTTGTTCTCGGATCGATCCTCTCGGTGGTTTTTGGCGTGGCCAATGCCTATATCGGTCTTAAATACGGCATGACTGTTTGCGCCTCAATACCAGCGGCAGTTATTTCAATGGCCGTATTGCGGGCCCTTTTTAAAAAAGTCACTGTCCTGGAAAATAATATTGTTCAGACCATTGGTTCGGCGGGTGAGTCCCTGGCGGCTGGGATAATATTTACCATCCCCGCCTTTTTTATCTGGGCGGCCAATGCCGAATTGGCGACTCAGGATCTGGCCCGGCACATTTTTCAGGCTGATCTCATTCGCAATCTCGCCTGGGGGATTATCCCGGGCAATATTCCCAAATTCGCCTCATTTTTCACCTGGCTGAAAAGCGCCGACCTGAGTCTTCTGGGTTACACCCATGAAATTTCTAAAACGCAGATTTTCTGCCTTTCAATGCTGGGTGGCGGTTTGGGGATTTTGCTGATGATCCCGCTTCGAAAATACCTGGTCCAAAAAGAACATGACAAACTGGCTTTCCCCGAAGGTACAGCCTGTGCTGAAATTATCGTAGCCGGTGATGAGGGCGGTAAAAAGGCCAAAACTGTCTTTCTGGGAATCGGGATTGGGGTGATATATAAAATTATGATGTACACTGCCCGGCTTTGGTCGGAATCACCATCCCATGATTTCAAAAAATTCCTCAAAGGCGGAACCATCGGTATTGATGCCACCCCGGTCCTGCTCGGGGTCGGTTATATTATCGGCCCCAGAATCGCCGCCCTGATGCTTTCCGGGGCGGTTTTGGGATACCTTGGAATCGGACCGCTTTTATCCTTTATAGGTGATCAAATTCCCGGAGTTATTATATCTCCCGGTAATATCCCCTTGAGCGACATGGATCCATCACAGCTTCGCAATTTCTATATCAAATATCTTGGCGTCGGAGCCGTGGCAGTTGGCGGGTTCGTCTCGCTGGCCAAGTCCTTCCCGATTATTATCAATTCATTCGCGGTCGGTTTCAGGCAACTGATAGGCGGTCGCAGGAAACAGCAGGACATTCCCCGAACGGATAGGGATTTGCCAATGTCAGTTGTCTTAATTGGAACGGCCTTAATAGTTTTCGCCATCTGGATTATGCCGGACACGGAACTTCATTTCATGGGTGCCGCTCTGGCTGTTTTATTCGGATTTTTCTTTGTCGTCGTGGCGGCCCGAATTGTCGGTATTGTGGGCTCATCTTCATCGCCCGTTTCCGGGATGACTATTGCTACTCTTCTGGTGACCTGCCTGCTTCTGATTTCGTTCGGCGTCAACGGTGCCAGAGGAATGATAACGGCCATGTCGGTCGGGGCGGTGGTCTGTATTGCAGTATGTATGTCGGGCGATATCGCCCAGGATTTGAAAACCGGCTTTCTGCTCGGTGGAACACCATCCAAAATGCAGATAACCGAATTTATCGGCCTTCTTTTTCCGGCCATCGCCATGGGCTTTACCCTTTATATCCTCAAAGACGCTTTCGGCTTTCAGTCGGCTCACAATCCCGATGGTCTTTTGGCGCCCCAGGCCAATGTCATGGCTACCGTCGTTCAGGGTATTATGAATGCCAATATCCCCTGGGCTCCGATTATGGTCGGCGGCATGATTGCCCTGGCTATCGAGCTATTGGGGATCCAATCATTGCCTTTTGCCATCGGTCTTTATCTGCCACTGTCATTGTCCACTCCGATTATGGCCGGCGGGATTATGGCGCACCTGATTAAAAAATCTTCCAGGGATAAGATTCTATCGGTATCACGTCACCAGATGGGCATCCTATTCGGGTCGGGGATAGTGGCCGGCGATGCTTTAATAGGGGTGGCCACAGCCGGAATAATTTTGAATCCATGGATAAATTACGCTGACTTTTTTAATAGCCATGAAGGTCTGCTCAATTCCCTGACCGGTGGCTGGGGACCATTTGTCTCGCTGGCAGCTTTTGGCGGTTTGATGCTGATTTTCTATTATGTTTCTCGTCGCTTTGGATCGAACAGAGAATAA